The proteins below are encoded in one region of Micromonospora yangpuensis:
- the ilvC gene encoding ketol-acid reductoisomerase, with the protein MSVEVFYDDDADLGLIQAKKVAVIGYGSQGHAHALSLRDSGVDVVIGLPAGSKSRPKAEEQGLRVLTPAEAAAEADVIMILAPDTAQRSLYTDAIAPNLAPGKALFFGHGFNIRYDLIKPPADVDVAMVAPKGPGHLVRRQYVDGKGVPCLVAVEQDPSGTAFQLALSYAKGIGGTRAGAIKTTFTEETETDLFGEQAVLCGGAAALVQTGFEVLTEAGYAPEVAYFECLHELKLIVDLMYEGGIARMRYSVSDTAEYGDLSRGPRVIDGRVKEEMRKILGEIQSGEFAREWVAEDEAGRPNFAKWRAEGAVHPIEETGQKLRNMMSWVDRPITETA; encoded by the coding sequence ATGAGCGTTGAGGTGTTCTACGACGACGACGCCGACCTCGGCCTGATCCAGGCCAAGAAGGTCGCCGTGATCGGGTACGGCAGCCAGGGCCACGCCCACGCGCTGTCGCTGCGCGACTCCGGTGTCGACGTGGTCATCGGCCTGCCGGCGGGTTCGAAGAGCCGGCCCAAGGCCGAGGAGCAGGGGCTGCGGGTGCTCACGCCGGCCGAGGCGGCGGCCGAGGCCGACGTGATCATGATCCTGGCGCCGGACACCGCGCAGCGGTCGCTCTACACCGACGCGATCGCCCCCAACCTCGCCCCCGGCAAGGCGCTCTTCTTCGGCCACGGCTTCAACATCAGGTACGACCTGATCAAGCCGCCGGCCGACGTGGACGTGGCGATGGTCGCCCCGAAGGGCCCCGGTCACCTGGTCCGCCGGCAGTACGTCGACGGCAAGGGCGTGCCGTGTCTGGTCGCCGTCGAGCAGGACCCGAGCGGCACCGCGTTCCAGTTGGCGCTCTCCTACGCCAAGGGGATCGGTGGCACCCGGGCCGGTGCGATCAAGACCACCTTCACCGAGGAGACCGAGACCGACCTCTTCGGCGAGCAGGCGGTGCTCTGCGGTGGCGCGGCGGCGCTGGTGCAGACCGGGTTCGAGGTGCTCACCGAGGCCGGGTACGCCCCGGAGGTGGCGTACTTCGAGTGCCTGCACGAGCTGAAGCTGATCGTCGACCTGATGTACGAGGGCGGCATCGCCCGGATGCGCTACAGCGTCTCGGACACCGCCGAGTACGGCGACCTGTCCCGTGGCCCGCGGGTCATCGACGGCCGGGTCAAGGAGGAGATGCGCAAGATCCTCGGTGAGATCCAGTCCGGCGAGTTCGCCCGCGAGTGGGTTGCCGAGGACGAGGCCGGTCGGCCGAACTTCGCCAAGTGGCGGGCCGAGGGCGCGGTGCACCCGATCGAGGAGACCGGACAGAAGCTGCGCAACATGATGAGCTGGGTGGATCGGCCGATCACCGAGACCGCCTGA
- a CDS encoding putative bifunctional diguanylate cyclase/phosphodiesterase — translation MVVPFPSDAVVAALSGLVAAAATVLLTVTARRRTGRCRATHRLLAGAGALALVSLLIGLAAQLGVLGHQRAGSGGHFGWATLVSVGTTLSGLAVCVWLLRLPGAASTVATTVRLALDGLVMASALWFVGWVLFSEPTRLLGSATPVACAPILLATVSTASTAGLALIVTLRATPRRRLAVFGLGTTAVNLGGLGVAAGLCQGGTTLVLASAALLAVGLLVAALVMSGQAPPGQVEIDLIQRDGEYAIAPMLAMATSAMYHLSQDGRFDAWGIVAGSVEGFALVARQHLTLRDLRGYAGRLAEREAHFRELAHTDPLTGLANRRGLLGQLHGWAGQGRPHVLLGLDLDGFKIVNDMRGHDVGDAVLAEVGRRLRDNLRPGDVAARLGGDEFAVLIDGGAVEADRVAQRLLEVLGQPYDQPDGPVFLSVSIGVAEPSGQPDVQLLLRHADLALRYAKQRGKNRIEQYDSAYDQLLRRRTTVEHELRGAIERDELRLAFQPVASLPSVRPVGAEALLRWHHPELGNVRPDEFIPLAEECGMIAKLGAWVLHQACHQLSRWLADGHDVWVSVNVSPRELHAPEYVVQVAEALRAHRVPPQRLVLEVTEHAVATDLDELIRRLTALRRTGVRIALDDFGAGYSSLGQLRRLPIDILKIDHSLVAEHEPVRPADREGPPFAPMVDIVMRLGHQLGLEVIAEGVTNPTELAAVVAAGCRFGQGALFGWGVPAEHLEAMLEAATSPGMRRAPAQRAVDTRPEQEEHAGGGASEQATPESVNQHVGAVDSAREMRQA, via the coding sequence GGGCGCTCGCCCTGGTCAGCCTCCTGATCGGGCTGGCCGCCCAGCTCGGTGTGCTGGGTCACCAGAGGGCCGGGTCGGGCGGGCACTTCGGCTGGGCGACGTTGGTCTCGGTCGGCACCACGCTGAGCGGGCTGGCGGTCTGTGTCTGGCTGCTGCGGCTGCCGGGTGCCGCCAGCACCGTGGCGACCACCGTCCGGCTGGCCCTCGACGGGCTGGTGATGGCCAGCGCGCTCTGGTTCGTCGGCTGGGTGCTCTTCTCCGAGCCGACCCGGCTGCTCGGCTCCGCCACGCCGGTCGCCTGCGCGCCGATCCTGCTCGCCACGGTCAGTACGGCCTCGACCGCCGGGCTCGCCCTGATCGTCACGCTGCGGGCCACCCCCCGCCGCCGGCTGGCGGTCTTCGGCCTCGGGACTACCGCGGTGAACCTGGGCGGGCTCGGCGTCGCCGCCGGGCTCTGCCAGGGCGGCACGACGTTGGTTCTGGCCTCCGCCGCGCTGCTCGCGGTGGGGTTGCTGGTCGCCGCCCTGGTCATGTCCGGGCAGGCGCCGCCGGGGCAGGTCGAGATCGACCTGATCCAGCGCGACGGCGAGTACGCCATCGCGCCGATGCTGGCCATGGCCACCTCGGCCATGTACCACCTCAGTCAGGACGGCCGCTTCGACGCGTGGGGCATCGTCGCCGGCAGCGTGGAGGGCTTCGCGCTGGTGGCCCGCCAGCATCTCACCCTGCGTGACCTGCGCGGGTACGCCGGCCGGCTGGCCGAGCGGGAGGCGCACTTCCGTGAGCTGGCGCACACCGACCCGCTGACCGGGCTGGCCAACCGACGGGGGCTGCTGGGGCAGCTGCACGGCTGGGCGGGTCAGGGCCGCCCGCACGTGCTGCTCGGCCTCGACCTGGACGGCTTCAAGATCGTTAACGACATGCGCGGCCACGACGTGGGCGACGCCGTGCTGGCCGAGGTGGGCCGGCGGCTGCGCGACAACCTGCGGCCCGGTGACGTCGCGGCCCGCCTCGGCGGGGACGAGTTCGCCGTGTTGATCGACGGTGGCGCGGTGGAGGCCGACCGGGTGGCCCAGCGCCTGCTGGAGGTGCTCGGGCAGCCCTACGACCAGCCCGACGGGCCGGTCTTCCTCTCGGTCAGCATCGGGGTGGCCGAACCCAGCGGTCAGCCCGACGTGCAGCTGTTGCTGCGCCACGCCGACCTCGCGCTGCGCTACGCCAAGCAGCGGGGCAAGAACCGCATCGAGCAGTACGACAGCGCCTACGACCAGCTGCTGCGCCGGCGTACCACGGTCGAGCACGAGCTGCGCGGCGCGATCGAGCGCGACGAGCTGCGGCTGGCCTTCCAGCCGGTCGCCTCGCTGCCCTCGGTGCGTCCGGTCGGCGCCGAGGCGCTGCTGCGCTGGCACCACCCGGAGCTGGGCAACGTACGCCCGGACGAGTTCATCCCGCTGGCCGAGGAGTGCGGGATGATCGCCAAGCTCGGTGCCTGGGTGCTGCACCAGGCCTGCCACCAGTTGTCCCGCTGGCTGGCCGACGGCCACGACGTGTGGGTGTCGGTGAACGTCTCCCCGCGCGAGCTGCACGCCCCGGAGTACGTCGTGCAGGTCGCCGAGGCGCTGCGGGCCCACCGGGTGCCGCCGCAGCGGCTGGTGCTGGAGGTCACCGAGCACGCGGTCGCCACCGACCTCGACGAGCTGATCCGCCGGCTGACCGCGCTGCGCCGCACCGGGGTGCGGATCGCGCTCGACGACTTCGGCGCGGGTTACTCCTCGCTGGGCCAGCTGCGCCGGTTGCCGATCGACATCCTCAAGATCGACCACAGCCTGGTCGCCGAGCACGAGCCGGTACGTCCCGCCGACCGGGAGGGCCCACCCTTCGCCCCCATGGTCGACATCGTGATGCGGCTGGGCCACCAGCTCGGTCTGGAGGTCATCGCCGAAGGCGTGACCAACCCCACGGAATTGGCCGCGGTGGTCGCCGCCGGCTGCCGGTTCGGCCAGGGAGCGCTCTTCGGCTGGGGTGTGCCGGCCGAACACCTGGAGGCGATGTTGGAGGCGGCCACCTCGCCGGGGATGCGCCGCGCGCCCGCCCAGCGCGCCGTCGACACCCGTCCTGAGCAGGAAGAACACGCCGGCGGCGGCGCGTCGGAGCAAGCCACGCCGGAGTCCGTTAACCAACATGTGGGAGCAGTTGACTCAGCGCGTGAGATGCGTCAGGCTTAG
- the ilvN gene encoding acetolactate synthase small subunit has protein sequence MTVHTLSVLVENKPGVLARVSGLFSRRGFNIDSLAVGETENPDVSRITIVVNADRSPLEQVTKQLNKLVNVLKIVELDSQVSVARELLLVKVRADRSARAQVLETVNLFRARVVDVAPDTLTVEATGTPDKLDALLRDLEPFGIKEMVQSGLVAIGRGSRSITAGPTLRAA, from the coding sequence ATGACGGTGCACACGCTTTCCGTGTTGGTGGAGAACAAGCCGGGGGTGCTGGCCCGGGTCTCCGGCCTGTTCTCCCGGCGCGGGTTCAACATCGACAGCCTCGCCGTCGGGGAGACCGAGAATCCGGACGTGTCCCGGATCACCATCGTGGTCAACGCCGACCGGTCCCCGCTGGAGCAGGTCACCAAGCAGCTCAACAAGCTGGTCAACGTACTCAAGATCGTCGAACTGGATTCGCAGGTCTCGGTCGCCCGGGAGCTGCTGCTGGTCAAGGTGCGCGCCGACCGTTCGGCGCGGGCCCAGGTGCTGGAGACGGTGAACCTGTTCCGCGCCCGGGTGGTCGACGTCGCCCCGGACACCCTCACCGTCGAGGCGACCGGTACCCCGGACAAGCTGGACGCGCTCCTGCGCGACCTCGAACCCTTCGGCATCAAGGAAATGGTCCAGTCGGGCCTGGTGGCGATCGGGCGCGGCTCGCGTTCGATCACCGCCGGCCCGACGCTGCGGGCCGCCTGA
- a CDS encoding acetolactate synthase large subunit — translation MTRPTPETLAHSARRARAAAEPASDADHTPTTRATVTPAAPAVRAPEPAQISGAGSLVRSLEALGVDVVFGIPGGAILPAYDPLYDSTVRHILVRHEQGAGHAATGYAQATGRVGVCIATSGPGATNLVTPIADAYMDSVPMVAITGQVARPMIGTDAFQEADIQGITLPITKHNFLVQTAEEIPRILAEAFHLASTGRPGPVLVDIPKDVLQAATTFSWPPTLELPGYRPTLHPHGKQIREAARLMSNARRPVLYVGGGVLKAGATDGLRKLAELTGIPVVTTLMALGAFPDSHPQHLGMPGMHGTVAAVYGLQKADLIVALGARFDDRVTGKLDSFAPDATVVHADIDPAEIGKNRHADVPIVGDARHVIDELIAAVTVERAAGREGAHADWWTQLDDLRNRYPLGYDEPSDGTLSPQYVIKRLGEIAGPDTIYVAGVGQHQMWASQFISYEKPQTWLNSGGLGTMGYAVPAAMGAKVGRPDTVVWAVDGDGCFQMTNQELATCALEGIPVKIAVINNGNLGMVRQWQTLFYGERYSNTELGTHKHRIPDFVKLAEALGCVGLRCENAADVDKVIEAAMAIDDAPVVVDFVVGKDAMVWPMVAAGTSNDEIMFARGVRPTFDEDDV, via the coding sequence ATGACGAGACCCACGCCCGAGACCCTCGCCCACTCCGCCAGGCGGGCCCGCGCGGCCGCCGAGCCGGCGAGCGACGCCGACCACACTCCCACCACCCGCGCCACGGTCACCCCGGCCGCTCCCGCGGTACGGGCACCCGAGCCGGCCCAGATCTCCGGTGCCGGTTCGCTGGTGCGGTCCCTGGAGGCCCTCGGGGTCGACGTCGTCTTCGGTATCCCCGGTGGGGCGATCCTGCCGGCCTACGACCCGCTCTACGACTCCACCGTCCGGCACATCCTGGTCCGCCACGAGCAGGGCGCCGGCCACGCCGCCACCGGGTACGCCCAGGCGACCGGCCGGGTCGGCGTCTGCATCGCCACCTCCGGCCCCGGCGCGACCAACCTGGTCACCCCGATCGCCGACGCGTACATGGACTCGGTGCCGATGGTCGCGATCACCGGCCAGGTCGCCCGCCCGATGATCGGCACGGACGCCTTCCAGGAGGCGGACATCCAGGGCATCACCCTGCCGATCACCAAGCACAACTTCCTGGTGCAGACCGCCGAGGAGATCCCGCGCATCCTGGCCGAGGCGTTCCACCTGGCCTCCACCGGTCGGCCCGGCCCGGTGCTGGTCGACATCCCCAAGGACGTCCTGCAGGCCGCGACCACCTTCAGCTGGCCGCCCACCCTGGAGCTGCCCGGCTACCGGCCCACCCTGCACCCGCACGGCAAGCAGATCCGCGAGGCCGCCCGGCTGATGAGCAACGCCCGCCGCCCGGTGCTCTACGTCGGCGGCGGCGTGCTCAAGGCCGGCGCCACCGACGGGCTGCGCAAGCTCGCCGAGCTGACCGGCATCCCGGTGGTCACCACGCTGATGGCGCTTGGCGCGTTCCCCGACTCGCACCCGCAGCACCTGGGCATGCCGGGCATGCACGGCACGGTGGCCGCCGTGTACGGCCTGCAGAAGGCCGACCTGATCGTGGCCCTCGGCGCCCGCTTCGACGACCGGGTCACCGGCAAGCTCGACTCGTTCGCCCCGGACGCCACGGTGGTGCACGCCGACATCGATCCGGCGGAGATCGGCAAGAACCGGCACGCCGACGTGCCGATCGTGGGTGACGCGCGGCACGTGATCGACGAGTTGATCGCGGCGGTCACCGTGGAGCGCGCGGCCGGCCGCGAGGGTGCGCACGCCGACTGGTGGACCCAGCTCGACGACCTGCGTAACCGCTACCCGCTGGGCTACGACGAGCCGTCCGACGGCACCCTCTCCCCGCAGTACGTGATCAAGCGGCTGGGCGAGATCGCCGGCCCGGACACGATCTACGTCGCGGGGGTCGGCCAGCATCAGATGTGGGCCAGCCAGTTCATCTCCTACGAGAAGCCGCAGACCTGGCTCAACTCCGGTGGTCTCGGCACGATGGGGTACGCGGTGCCGGCCGCCATGGGCGCGAAGGTCGGCCGGCCCGACACCGTGGTCTGGGCGGTCGACGGCGACGGGTGCTTCCAGATGACCAACCAGGAGTTGGCCACCTGTGCCCTGGAGGGCATCCCGGTCAAGATCGCCGTGATCAACAACGGTAACCTCGGCATGGTCCGGCAGTGGCAGACGCTGTTCTACGGCGAGCGCTACTCCAACACCGAGCTGGGCACCCACAAGCACCGCATCCCCGACTTCGTCAAGCTCGCCGAGGCGCTCGGCTGTGTCGGTCTGCGCTGTGAGAACGCCGCCGACGTGGACAAGGTGATCGAGGCGGCGATGGCGATCGACGACGCGCCGGTGGTGGTCGACTTCGTGGTCGGCAAGGACGCCATGGTGTGGCCGATGGTCGCGGCCGGCACCAGCAACGACGAGATCATGTTCGCCCGGGGCGTCCGCCCCACCTTCGACGAGGACGATGTCTAG